From a region of the Chloroflexota bacterium genome:
- a CDS encoding response regulator, whose amino-acid sequence MNYKVFLVEDEIIAREGIRDAIDWAAAGYQFCGEASDGEIALPIIRERRPDIVITDIKMPFMDGLQLCRILKETLPTTKIMILSGHDEFRYAQEAIQIGVTEYLLKPIVAQDLLAALRKIAGQIDQERQAREQLDALQTQMSNHQPVLRERCLLDLVAGSSSTTDFMEQARSLEIDLLAPWYQVLVMHAMPPSATTAPLYAVYQQIDVIVAAILGESRSVVAFKHGMEDTILIIKGSTRVDVLQRADGLAAALRQRVAEQIGCRAMIGSGDPTERLSLISQSFSQALAQIEHPIELPVEVEPYDHDQLHGGAIIMKARAYIDANYADPAMSLGQAAAHVLLSPTYFSAVFRREVGETFIDYLTHVRMRKAIELLRSTSLTASEIAYRIGYQNPRYFYSVFRKVVGQPPNEFRRHS is encoded by the coding sequence ATGAACTACAAAGTTTTTTTAGTCGAGGACGAGATCATAGCCCGTGAAGGGATTCGCGACGCGATTGACTGGGCAGCGGCGGGCTATCAGTTTTGCGGCGAGGCTTCGGATGGTGAAATTGCCCTCCCAATTATCCGTGAGCGACGGCCCGATATCGTGATTACTGATATTAAAATGCCGTTTATGGATGGCCTACAGCTCTGCCGAATTTTGAAGGAGACGCTGCCGACGACGAAAATCATGATCCTCAGCGGCCATGATGAGTTTCGCTACGCTCAGGAAGCAATCCAAATCGGGGTTACTGAATACCTACTTAAACCGATTGTTGCCCAAGATCTGCTAGCGGCGTTGCGCAAGATCGCTGGTCAGATCGATCAGGAACGCCAAGCTCGGGAACAGCTAGATGCCCTTCAAACGCAGATGTCTAATCATCAACCAGTGTTGCGCGAACGCTGTCTGCTTGACCTTGTAGCTGGTAGTAGCTCGACAACCGACTTTATGGAGCAAGCACGTAGCCTTGAAATTGATCTTTTGGCACCATGGTATCAGGTGCTGGTGATGCACGCCATGCCGCCTAGCGCCACAACAGCGCCGCTATATGCCGTCTATCAACAGATCGATGTGATCGTCGCCGCAATTCTGGGCGAATCGCGGTCGGTTGTGGCCTTTAAGCATGGCATGGAAGATACGATCTTGATTATCAAGGGTTCAACCCGAGTTGATGTGCTCCAGCGAGCGGATGGACTGGCTGCTGCCCTGCGCCAGCGCGTGGCCGAGCAAATTGGCTGTCGGGCTATGATTGGCAGCGGCGACCCAACCGAGCGACTCAGCTTGATCTCCCAATCGTTTTCGCAGGCGCTGGCGCAGATCGAGCACCCAATCGAACTCCCAGTGGAAGTCGAGCCATACGACCACGATCAACTCCACGGCGGTGCAATCATTATGAAAGCCCGCGCTTATATTGATGCCAACTATGCAGATCCTGCGATGTCGCTGGGCCAGGCAGCTGCTCATGTGTTACTCAGCCCAACCTATTTCAGCGCCGTCTTTCGGCGCGAGGTTGGCGAGACCTTTATTGACTACCTGACCCATGTCCGTATGCGCAAGGCTATCGAACTTCTGCGCTCAACCTCGCTGACTGCCAGCGAGATCGCCTATCGCATTGGCTATCAGAACCCGCGCTATTTCTACTCGGTGTTTCGTAAGGTTGTTGGGCAACCACCTAATGAATTCCGCCGACACTCCTAG
- a CDS encoding 4Fe-4S binding protein → MAHLQNHPTVLRFKRERAAQSNEESPRLADATLRELCLDSGADDVGFVSIDRAELDNQRAEILENFPWARSLISIVCRMNREPIRSPARSVANLEFHHTVDHAEAAAHTIVAALEAQGVRAANPASGFPMEVERFPGKSWIISHKPVAVAAGLGQMGIHRNVIHPRFGNFILLGTIVTDAVIGEESKPIDYNPCLECKLCVAACPVGAISPSGDFDFGACFTHNYREFMGGFNDWVETLVSSKDAPTYYERTSASETASMWQSLSFGASYKAAYCIAVCPAGDDVIAPFLTNRAGFLKEVVKPLQDKVETIYVSAETTAAYVRRRFPHKRVKRVGSGIRFSSVESFVKSLPRVFRPAAAEGVNAIYHLVFSGAEDYAATISIGDGPDSRKRVMITEGCVGHADLRIAADSQTWLAIVAGDRTPAWALIRRKLRLRGSLRLMKVFRACFAA, encoded by the coding sequence ATGGCTCATTTGCAGAATCATCCGACGGTGCTGCGTTTCAAACGAGAGCGGGCTGCGCAGTCAAACGAGGAATCGCCGAGGCTGGCCGATGCGACACTCCGCGAGCTTTGCCTCGACTCTGGTGCAGACGATGTGGGCTTCGTATCCATCGATCGGGCCGAGCTTGACAATCAGCGAGCCGAGATCTTGGAAAATTTTCCTTGGGCACGCAGCCTGATTAGTATCGTCTGCCGCATGAATCGCGAGCCGATCCGCAGCCCGGCGCGATCGGTTGCCAATCTGGAGTTCCACCACACGGTTGATCACGCCGAAGCGGCAGCGCATACGATTGTCGCGGCGCTAGAGGCACAGGGCGTGCGTGCGGCCAATCCGGCTAGCGGCTTTCCGATGGAAGTCGAGCGGTTTCCTGGCAAAAGCTGGATCATCTCGCACAAACCGGTGGCGGTAGCGGCGGGACTTGGGCAGATGGGAATTCACCGCAACGTGATTCACCCGCGCTTCGGCAACTTTATCTTGCTGGGTACGATTGTCACCGATGCCGTCATTGGGGAAGAGAGCAAACCGATCGATTACAATCCCTGTCTGGAATGCAAGCTCTGCGTGGCGGCCTGCCCAGTTGGTGCAATCAGTCCATCTGGCGACTTCGACTTCGGAGCCTGTTTTACCCACAATTATCGCGAGTTTATGGGCGGCTTCAACGATTGGGTGGAAACGCTCGTGTCAAGCAAAGATGCCCCGACCTATTACGAGCGCACCTCGGCGAGTGAGACAGCCTCGATGTGGCAAAGCCTCAGCTTTGGAGCCTCTTATAAGGCGGCCTACTGCATCGCCGTCTGTCCAGCTGGTGATGACGTTATCGCGCCTTTTCTGACTAATCGGGCTGGCTTTCTGAAGGAGGTGGTCAAGCCGTTGCAAGATAAGGTCGAAACCATCTACGTATCAGCCGAAACGACGGCGGCCTATGTGCGGCGGCGCTTTCCTCACAAGCGGGTTAAGCGGGTCGGCAGTGGCATCCGCTTTTCCTCAGTCGAATCCTTCGTCAAAAGCCTGCCGCGGGTTTTCCGTCCGGCGGCTGCCGAAGGGGTAAACGCGATCTACCATCTGGTTTTCAGCGGTGCCGAGGACTATGCGGCAACCATCAGCATTGGCGACGGGCCTGATTCGAGGAAGCGAGTGATGATCACGGAGGGCTGCGTCGGCCATGCCGACCTGCGGATTGCTGCCGACAGTCAGACGTGGCTGGCGATCGTGGCTGGCGATCGCACCCCAGCATGGGCGCTTATCCGGCGCAAGCTACGATTACGCGGCTCGCTGCGGCTGATGAAGGTGTTTCGTGCCTGCTTCGCGGCCTGA
- a CDS encoding SDR family oxidoreductase, translating into MPQDFSGQVALVTGASRGIGAEISRQLAQRGADIVINYRSKASRAEAVASEITALGRTALLAQADLTQINDLITTQTQIQQAFGKLDLLVLNASGGLEKDKPASYAMDLNLTAQVQTVETMLPLMQAGSCIVFVTSHWAHFYGERPIIAGYEPVASSKKAGEMALRERIDQFIQRGIHFYVVSGDMIEGTITPKLLDRAQPGFLAARKEHSPEPIPTIEEFASAIVATAADRSQANGHTVFVGPII; encoded by the coding sequence GTGCCACAGGATTTTAGTGGGCAAGTTGCCTTAGTAACTGGAGCTTCGCGCGGCATTGGAGCCGAAATTAGTCGCCAGCTGGCGCAACGCGGAGCCGATATCGTGATTAATTATCGCAGCAAAGCCTCGCGAGCCGAAGCGGTTGCCAGCGAAATAACTGCGCTTGGCCGGACTGCGCTCCTGGCTCAGGCCGATTTAACCCAAATTAATGATTTGATTACGACCCAAACCCAAATTCAACAAGCCTTTGGCAAACTCGATCTATTGGTACTCAATGCTAGTGGTGGCCTTGAAAAAGATAAACCAGCTAGCTACGCCATGGATCTCAATTTAACCGCCCAAGTTCAAACCGTCGAAACAATGTTGCCATTGATGCAGGCTGGCAGTTGCATTGTTTTCGTCACCAGTCATTGGGCGCATTTCTATGGCGAACGGCCAATTATCGCTGGCTATGAGCCAGTTGCTAGCAGCAAAAAAGCTGGCGAAATGGCACTGCGTGAACGGATTGATCAATTTATCCAGCGTGGAATTCATTTTTATGTGGTTAGCGGCGATATGATCGAAGGCACGATCACGCCCAAATTGCTTGATCGTGCCCAACCTGGCTTTTTGGCCGCCCGTAAAGAACACAGCCCTGAGCCAATTCCCACAATTGAAGAATTTGCCAGCGCGATTGTAGCAACCGCCGCCGATCGCAGCCAAGCCAATGGTCACACTGTATTCGTAGGGCCGATTATTTAA
- a CDS encoding MarR family winged helix-turn-helix transcriptional regulator, producing the protein MESNVLAELRFCACANLRRTARIVTQVYDDALKETGLHCSQFTLLGTLALIGPRGMGQLAEALGMDRTTLTRNLRALQRDGLVEDQPDGDGRRRRVAITARGVVALEEALPLWEQAQKQVVAVLGSDQFGDLLDRLKMLRHGVR; encoded by the coding sequence ATGGAATCCAACGTGTTAGCCGAATTGCGTTTTTGCGCCTGCGCCAACCTACGGCGGACGGCCAGGATTGTGACGCAAGTATATGACGATGCACTCAAGGAGACCGGCCTCCATTGTAGCCAGTTTACCCTGCTGGGTACGCTGGCGCTGATCGGACCTCGTGGCATGGGACAGCTCGCCGAGGCGCTTGGGATGGATCGGACTACCCTGACCCGCAATCTTCGGGCGCTCCAGCGCGATGGCTTGGTCGAAGACCAGCCCGATGGCGATGGCCGCCGCCGCCGGGTGGCGATCACTGCTCGAGGTGTTGTGGCGCTTGAGGAGGCGCTGCCGCTTTGGGAGCAGGCACAAAAACAGGTTGTCGCGGTGCTTGGTAGCGATCAGTTCGGCGATTTACTCGACAGGCTAAAAATGCTGCGCCATGGGGTTCGCTAA
- a CDS encoding sensor histidine kinase — protein sequence MDEHLSNREPIAVALAKRAVAPRLRLRLSIRDKILLALLMVVILMSVPYIFLIVPGLEYKTQYDVLIQNITTANSINGYIKPSIDAEIWEIIAGKKPFAQGTQYATLSDVDHRIEQMIDNSSSEKGRVKLRIIQHTLQTLRSSIDQVGIQIAQNKTFAENLVLMEEIRSITQLIEGNVQAYALFEVNRTQQQYQAMQSDLTRWAIGGLAVIMTSILFSIVAAWRISKSIYVPIKKLHDVTTTIARQDLEALVIADNADEITELGLSFNIMVGKIKELLDAKLEEHENLKKAELRVLQAQINPHFLYNTLDAIIWMAEAKRTAQIVDLVAALSRFFRITLSKGKDWITVHDEIAHIESYLTIQKIRYRDILDYQIDIPDDTRSSEMLKLTLQPLVENALYHGIKNKRNGGTIVVRGRWLDADRLQIEVEDNGIGMTQERLAHVRELLAAGNLWMTGAMQVVEDGYGISNVNQRIKLYYGSDYGLSIESEHGRGTCVVLIIPRQRGSTAQPSLSLATS from the coding sequence ATGGATGAGCATTTGTCAAATCGTGAGCCTATCGCAGTCGCATTGGCTAAACGAGCTGTGGCTCCTCGGTTACGTCTGCGACTTTCCATCCGCGATAAAATTCTGCTGGCATTGCTGATGGTGGTCATCCTGATGAGCGTGCCATATATCTTCCTAATCGTCCCTGGCCTAGAATACAAAACCCAATATGATGTGCTTATTCAGAACATTACCACTGCTAATAGCATTAACGGTTATATCAAGCCATCGATTGATGCCGAGATCTGGGAAATTATCGCTGGCAAGAAACCATTTGCCCAAGGTACTCAATATGCAACCCTGAGTGATGTTGATCATCGTATTGAGCAGATGATCGATAACTCCAGCTCGGAAAAGGGTCGAGTCAAACTGCGAATTATTCAGCACACGCTGCAAACGCTGCGCAGTTCGATCGATCAGGTCGGCATTCAGATCGCCCAGAACAAAACTTTTGCTGAGAATTTGGTGCTGATGGAAGAGATTCGCAGCATCACCCAGCTCATTGAGGGTAATGTGCAGGCGTATGCGCTCTTCGAGGTTAATCGTACTCAACAACAATATCAGGCTATGCAAAGCGACCTGACCCGCTGGGCGATCGGTGGCCTAGCGGTGATTATGACCTCGATCCTCTTCTCAATCGTTGCTGCCTGGCGAATCTCAAAAAGTATCTATGTTCCAATCAAGAAGCTGCACGACGTTACTACAACGATTGCTCGTCAGGATCTTGAGGCGCTGGTAATTGCTGATAACGCCGATGAGATCACCGAGCTAGGGTTAAGCTTCAACATCATGGTCGGCAAGATCAAGGAATTGCTCGATGCCAAGCTTGAGGAACACGAGAACCTCAAAAAGGCCGAGCTACGAGTGCTGCAGGCTCAGATCAATCCGCATTTTCTTTACAACACCCTTGATGCGATTATCTGGATGGCCGAAGCCAAGCGCACAGCGCAGATCGTCGATCTGGTTGCGGCGTTGTCGCGTTTCTTCCGAATCACGCTGAGTAAAGGTAAAGATTGGATCACGGTTCATGATGAGATTGCCCATATCGAAAGTTATCTGACGATCCAAAAGATTCGCTACCGCGATATCCTCGACTACCAGATCGACATTCCCGATGACACCCGTAGTAGCGAGATGCTCAAGTTGACCCTCCAACCGTTGGTGGAAAATGCGCTCTATCACGGAATCAAGAATAAGCGCAATGGCGGCACTATTGTGGTGCGTGGCCGCTGGCTCGATGCTGATCGGCTGCAAATCGAGGTCGAGGACAACGGTATTGGCATGACGCAAGAACGGCTGGCCCATGTGCGGGAGCTGCTGGCAGCGGGCAACCTCTGGATGACAGGTGCTATGCAGGTCGTTGAGGATGGCTACGGCATCAGCAATGTCAATCAGCGGATCAAGCTCTACTATGGCTCCGACTATGGGCTGTCGATCGAAAGCGAACATGGGCGTGGCACATGTGTGGTCCTGATCATCCCACGGCAGCGTGGCAGCACCGCACAACCATCGTTGTCGCTTGCTACTTCTTAG
- a CDS encoding SDR family NAD(P)-dependent oxidoreductase, protein MKLSANTILITGGTSGIGLELAKQLHQRQNTILVTGRDPNKLRAIHEHIPGVQTYQSDVSDPAAIAALYERVTNEFPDLNMLINNAGVMRTLRLNGRIGLQDIGREIEVDLLGPVRMIEQFLPFLKTKPHATIINTSSLLAFVPLASSPIYSAAKAGLHSYTQSLRIQLHDTSVTVVELAPPATITPLLENLGSDTLNSKSPIVMNVDKMVRVALEQLEHDTTEIRPGMSNIMKLMSRFAPTFILKQVNKSIANDLAKSSLIEDR, encoded by the coding sequence ATGAAACTTTCAGCAAACACAATCCTTATCACGGGCGGAACGAGCGGTATTGGCTTGGAACTCGCCAAGCAACTCCACCAACGACAGAATACCATTCTCGTGACCGGACGAGACCCCAATAAACTCCGAGCCATCCACGAACATATTCCAGGGGTACAGACCTATCAAAGCGATGTTAGTGATCCGGCGGCAATTGCCGCACTCTATGAACGCGTGACGAACGAGTTTCCTGATCTGAATATGCTGATCAATAACGCTGGTGTGATGCGAACGCTGCGGCTGAACGGGCGGATTGGATTACAGGACATTGGCCGTGAGATTGAGGTCGATCTGCTTGGACCAGTGCGCATGATCGAGCAATTCTTGCCGTTTCTCAAAACAAAGCCCCATGCCACCATCATTAATACCTCGTCATTGCTGGCCTTTGTACCTTTGGCCAGTTCTCCTATTTACAGCGCTGCAAAGGCTGGCTTGCATTCCTATACCCAATCCCTCCGCATCCAGCTGCACGATACGAGTGTTACGGTAGTTGAACTGGCTCCGCCTGCCACCATCACCCCATTACTGGAGAACTTGGGTTCCGACACCCTCAATAGTAAGAGTCCAATCGTGATGAATGTTGATAAGATGGTGCGCGTAGCTCTGGAGCAACTCGAACACGACACCACCGAAATTCGGCCAGGCATGAGCAACATCATGAAGCTGATGAGCCGTTTTGCACCGACTTTTATCCTGAAGCAGGTGAATAAGTCCATCGCCAACGATTTGGCAAAATCCAGCCTAATCGAGGATCGGTGA